In the Nitrospirales bacterium LBB_01 genome, one interval contains:
- the queD gene encoding 6-carboxytetrahydropterin synthase QueD, producing the protein MFELSVESTFAAAHQLRGYKGKCEALHGHNWRVQVVVQADKLNEIDIAIDFHDIKKLTNDVTSQLDHAFLNDIFPFTQINPSSENIAKWVYDTLRKKISTEHVRLLSVTVWESETSAATYYED; encoded by the coding sequence GCGGCACATCAGCTGCGCGGGTATAAGGGCAAGTGCGAGGCCCTCCACGGCCACAACTGGCGCGTTCAAGTTGTCGTGCAGGCCGATAAGCTTAATGAAATTGATATCGCTATAGATTTTCACGATATTAAAAAACTCACTAATGACGTAACATCACAACTTGACCATGCGTTTTTAAATGACATCTTTCCGTTTACTCAGATAAACCCGTCCTCTGAAAACATAGCTAAGTGGGTTTACGATACGCTAAGAAAAAAAATATCAACCGAACATGTGCGGCTGCTCTCTGTTACTGTGTGGGAATCTGAAACCTCAGCTGCCACATACTACGAGGATTAG
- a CDS encoding TldD/PmbA family protein, giving the protein MPDSEFISKILDAATAKGGVKCEVFAASGTSIEAEAKDGEVENLERAQSAGFSIRILKDGRQGLAYSTDFGKWPEVLDNALEAAKWTQRDENIVFSPHQNYTDVDIYDKNIVSVKEDSVIAMAMDIEKTALNESPKIKRVRNASASVSVSEIQIANTEGLSGSYSSTHCSFSVMAMAEENGDTQSGWHYETGRYLPDTNTAANVGKTAAIRALELLHAKAFKSLKTSIVLDNSVAVDFLSLIASSLSSENVQKGKSMLCGKLSQAIFSKHVNIIDDATMPKNSASRPFDSEGVPSQRTVLINEGTLSGYLYNLYTARKDNVKSTGNAARGGIKGFPLVGSSNLYIEPAGDTHKNLDEMFKGMGTGLYITDAMGVHMANRITGDFSVGVSGIWIENGVRAYPVKEAVMSGNLLEFFKNIEAFTSEIKFYGRYGSPSLLIKDVDISG; this is encoded by the coding sequence GTGCCGGACTCTGAGTTTATAAGCAAAATCCTTGATGCCGCGACTGCCAAAGGCGGTGTAAAGTGCGAGGTGTTTGCAGCCTCCGGAACAAGCATTGAAGCAGAGGCTAAAGACGGTGAGGTGGAAAATCTGGAACGCGCCCAGAGCGCTGGGTTTTCTATCCGCATACTGAAAGACGGCAGACAGGGACTTGCGTATTCCACGGATTTTGGAAAATGGCCTGAGGTGCTTGATAACGCTCTTGAAGCCGCAAAGTGGACCCAAAGAGACGAAAACATTGTGTTTTCTCCGCATCAAAACTACACTGATGTTGACATATATGACAAAAACATCGTCTCGGTTAAAGAAGACAGTGTGATAGCAATGGCTATGGATATTGAAAAAACCGCTCTTAATGAAAGCCCAAAAATTAAGCGAGTAAGAAACGCCTCAGCCTCTGTAAGTGTCTCAGAGATTCAAATAGCCAATACGGAGGGACTCTCCGGCTCATACAGTTCAACACACTGCAGCTTTTCCGTTATGGCTATGGCTGAGGAAAACGGCGACACACAATCGGGTTGGCACTATGAAACAGGACGCTACCTGCCGGATACCAACACTGCCGCAAATGTCGGGAAAACTGCCGCCATAAGAGCGCTTGAACTCCTTCACGCAAAAGCATTTAAATCTCTAAAGACCTCCATTGTGCTGGATAACTCCGTTGCGGTGGATTTCTTAAGTCTCATTGCATCTTCTCTTTCTTCTGAAAATGTACAAAAGGGGAAATCTATGCTTTGTGGTAAACTTTCACAGGCAATTTTCTCCAAACATGTCAATATCATAGATGACGCCACGATGCCCAAAAACTCTGCGAGCCGCCCATTTGACAGCGAGGGAGTGCCGTCTCAGCGGACTGTGCTAATTAACGAGGGAACTCTTAGCGGCTACCTATATAATCTCTACACCGCAAGGAAAGACAACGTAAAATCAACGGGAAATGCGGCAAGAGGTGGGATAAAAGGTTTTCCACTTGTTGGCTCTTCAAATCTCTACATCGAGCCTGCGGGGGACACGCATAAGAACCTTGACGAAATGTTTAAAGGAATGGGAACAGGTCTTTACATAACGGACGCTATGGGAGTGCACATGGCTAACCGTATAACCGGAGATTTCTCCGTAGGAGTAAGCGGCATTTGGATAGAAAACGGAGTGCGGGCGTATCCGGTTAAAGAGGCCGTGATGAGCGGTAATTTACTTGAGTTTTTTAAAAACATTGAGGCTTTCACCTCTGAGATAAAATTCTATGGGCGATATGGAAGCCCCTCATTACTTATAAAGGACGTTGATATAAGCGGGTAG
- a CDS encoding acyl-CoA dehydrogenase yields MDYFFTEEQLMIRDLARQIAEERVVPVRAELDEKEEFPKDIMKVIAQADLFGLFVPEQYGGLGKGAVELCIAVEELSRACLGVSTSYAANALGTFPILLFGTDAQKNNYLPDIAAGKKLVAFGLTEANAGSDAAGIQTTAVKDGDDYILNGTKQWITNGSEAEIYTIIAMTDRAKGARGASAFIVDKGMPGFTFGKKEKKMGIRASVTCELVFDNCRVPKENILGKEGMGFIVAMKTLDQSRIGVGAQGLGVAQGAFEEAVKFAKTRIQFEKPIISFQAIQHMIADMAIEIEAARALIYSVARFIDSGAKEITKPSAMAKTFATDIGMKVTTNALQVMGGSGYMRDYPVEKMMRDAKILQIYEGTNQIQRNVICQSLIKEFSRMK; encoded by the coding sequence ATGGATTATTTTTTTACAGAAGAGCAACTGATGATAAGAGATTTGGCACGGCAAATAGCAGAGGAGAGAGTAGTGCCTGTGCGTGCGGAGTTGGATGAAAAAGAGGAATTCCCAAAAGACATTATGAAAGTAATAGCGCAGGCAGACCTGTTTGGTTTGTTTGTGCCTGAGCAATACGGTGGGCTAGGTAAAGGTGCTGTTGAGCTTTGCATAGCTGTAGAGGAATTAAGCCGGGCATGTCTTGGCGTATCAACAAGTTATGCCGCTAATGCGCTGGGCACTTTTCCAATTCTTCTTTTTGGCACAGATGCGCAGAAGAATAATTATCTACCTGATATTGCTGCAGGTAAAAAACTGGTGGCATTTGGTTTAACCGAGGCCAATGCCGGATCTGATGCCGCAGGAATTCAAACAACCGCCGTCAAAGACGGCGATGACTACATATTAAACGGCACTAAGCAGTGGATAACTAATGGCAGCGAAGCCGAAATATACACGATAATAGCCATGACAGACAGAGCCAAAGGAGCAAGAGGCGCATCCGCATTCATTGTTGACAAGGGAATGCCCGGGTTTACCTTTGGTAAGAAGGAAAAGAAGATGGGTATCAGGGCATCTGTAACATGTGAGCTTGTGTTTGACAATTGCCGAGTGCCTAAGGAAAACATTCTTGGCAAAGAAGGGATGGGCTTTATTGTAGCTATGAAAACACTTGACCAGTCAAGAATTGGAGTTGGAGCGCAGGGATTGGGAGTAGCTCAGGGAGCTTTTGAGGAGGCTGTGAAATTTGCAAAAACCCGGATTCAATTTGAAAAACCGATAATAAGTTTTCAGGCAATTCAGCACATGATTGCCGATATGGCAATAGAGATAGAGGCGGCGAGGGCGCTGATTTATTCTGTGGCAAGATTTATAGACAGCGGCGCAAAAGAAATCACAAAACCCTCTGCTATGGCAAAGACCTTTGCTACAGACATAGGAATGAAAGTGACAACAAATGCGCTTCAGGTTATGGGCGGCTCTGGCTATATGCGCGATTATCCGGTTGAAAAAATGATGCGGGACGCCAAGATTTTACAAATCTATGAGGGCACTAACCAGATTCAACGCAATGTAATCTGCCAAAGCCTGATTAAAGAGTTTTCACGAATGAAATAG
- a CDS encoding electron transfer flavoprotein subunit beta/FixA family protein translates to MKIVVCIKQVPDTAEVKINPQTNTLMRDGVPSIINPYDLHAIEAAVAIKEMMSATVTVLTMGPPQAEVALRESIAMGADEAVLLSDRAFAGSDTWATAYTLSGALKKLGFDLIFCGKQAIDGDTAQVGPAVAEFLDIPHVAYVSKINSISDTSVEVRRMMDDGYDVVETSVPVLFTVVRELNQPRFASLKGKMRAKSAQIKKLTSADIELNEKDLGLSGSPTQVKNIFAPEMKKERIVFEGKPEQQVTDLLNVLKSVKCI, encoded by the coding sequence ATGAAAATAGTCGTGTGTATTAAGCAGGTGCCGGATACGGCTGAGGTAAAGATTAATCCTCAAACCAATACTCTTATGAGAGACGGGGTGCCAAGCATCATTAACCCCTACGATTTGCACGCCATCGAGGCTGCGGTTGCAATTAAAGAGATGATGAGTGCAACGGTTACGGTGCTTACTATGGGGCCTCCTCAGGCTGAGGTTGCGCTTCGGGAATCCATTGCAATGGGAGCTGATGAGGCGGTGCTGCTCAGCGACAGAGCGTTTGCAGGCTCTGACACGTGGGCCACAGCCTACACACTTTCCGGCGCCCTAAAAAAACTCGGATTTGATTTAATCTTTTGCGGCAAGCAGGCCATTGACGGCGACACCGCTCAGGTTGGCCCCGCCGTTGCCGAATTTCTTGATATTCCGCATGTAGCCTATGTAAGCAAGATTAATTCAATCTCTGATACCAGCGTTGAGGTGCGCCGTATGATGGATGACGGCTACGATGTCGTTGAGACCTCAGTCCCTGTGCTCTTTACTGTTGTCAGGGAGCTTAACCAGCCGCGCTTTGCCTCTCTTAAGGGAAAGATGCGAGCGAAAAGCGCTCAGATTAAGAAACTTACATCTGCCGATATTGAGTTAAATGAAAAAGACCTCGGGCTTTCCGGCTCCCCGACTCAGGTAAAAAACATCTTTGCGCCTGAGATGAAAAAGGAACGCATCGTGTTTGAAGGCAAACCAGAGCAGCAGGTTACCGACCTTCTGAACGTACTGAAATCAGTTAAATGTATATAA